A window of the Acidobacteriota bacterium genome harbors these coding sequences:
- a CDS encoding TonB-dependent receptor, producing the protein MKTHRLVAVWLAASALLVSGAFAQATTAVLKGKVVDSEGTGLPGVPVTVASRTHGDAKKTVMTDIEGNFKFQLLPPANDYSLNVNYPGFAPIELGPIDLDPGKTTVQDITLRSQEELTQRVEVVAHGSIVDTESTKTASTFNTEFIEGLPIIGHNYQDILTLTPGVTDTDGDGNPNVQGARSTGLQYRLDGGNITDPASGTFGQNLNIDAVEEIEVITSGASAEYGRADGGFANIITKSGSNDFEGSFKMFWQGRFLNGQGATNNVDTFYTFNRVESNLRRTAPYLTVGGALKKDKIWYFGSIQYLDRVNPLNLSGATIVQQTTGHNTFAKVTWQVNSDNKLALQYNDDPYKFTGFFLNFGTDKDSDATFTQGGQTPQLRWTSIISPTLLLETLATHYDSGIGVTPVSSLFHTTNIDTIVSRVNGKVSLQALYPVKECSVGGTVFIQNCDPSAGKLSIYDINLSNGTTTGPYYIQSSDSRKRDAIKTDLSYTIEDAWGEHQIKSGLEFANESYGNSPTTNPFFLSFLKDCPSCRDPQGNPIPNAVTGVQALFQAQPVVVDQRAVSFNSAIYLVDSWKPKQNVTLQLSARIDREDVDSAGFTFFNPRTERKQAIDLVKAMCSDGLRVSSAGTGGRNTSSQVCGPNLTSNFEPSQNLFYTMDAQTPEKLRKYDTNLDGVFDEGADGSPWRSFYTTFPDRLPENFEIKNTNLSPRLSLSWDPWADGKTKLFSTWGRYYDRLFLDTVRYEIGPDSVAYIFTPDPATHVLNQNTVSRSTSSVTIEQIDRNLKTPYTDAFTVGFERELAPEWSAKVTFTQKLAWNLIQDTDFNHARCTDYPAFFGVSSSSVCPLYTNSKTGKIVLSDDLFGSPVNGGPNTAPDLYNINPNFNQILRIGNSNESWYKSVAVELNKRLHRNWQMQASYTYSKAVGNAEDFASALGNDPSTKDHEKGFLSYDQRHRAVVILSTHLPKDVELGGTITWEGGTPYAVISQTVDQDNAGNVSFRTFYPTGTRNDQRNGNYWSLDTQVIKRFRVGKVQSSAQFAVQNILNNDDLTLSAYRVSSFNGVGLQGGPQGLRRFGRFWELGVSFNF; encoded by the coding sequence ATGAAGACCCATCGACTGGTCGCGGTGTGGCTTGCCGCGTCCGCGCTGCTGGTTTCCGGAGCCTTCGCGCAAGCGACGACGGCGGTTCTGAAGGGCAAGGTCGTGGACAGCGAGGGCACGGGCCTCCCGGGCGTACCCGTGACGGTGGCCAGCAGGACTCACGGCGACGCGAAGAAGACCGTGATGACGGACATCGAAGGAAACTTCAAGTTCCAGCTCCTGCCCCCCGCCAACGATTACTCGCTGAACGTCAACTACCCGGGGTTCGCCCCCATCGAGCTGGGGCCTATCGATCTCGATCCCGGCAAGACGACCGTGCAGGACATCACGCTCCGGTCGCAAGAGGAGTTGACGCAGCGCGTCGAGGTCGTGGCCCACGGAAGCATCGTCGACACGGAGAGCACGAAAACCGCGTCCACGTTCAACACCGAGTTCATCGAGGGGCTGCCCATCATCGGCCACAACTACCAGGACATCCTGACCCTCACGCCCGGGGTGACCGACACCGACGGTGACGGGAACCCGAACGTTCAAGGCGCCCGATCGACGGGGCTCCAGTACCGTCTCGACGGCGGCAACATCACCGACCCTGCGAGCGGGACCTTCGGGCAGAATCTCAACATCGACGCCGTCGAGGAGATCGAGGTCATCACCTCCGGCGCCAGCGCCGAGTACGGGCGCGCCGACGGCGGGTTCGCGAACATCATCACCAAGTCGGGCTCGAACGACTTCGAGGGCTCCTTCAAGATGTTCTGGCAGGGCCGCTTCCTGAACGGACAGGGCGCCACGAACAACGTGGACACCTTCTACACGTTCAACAGGGTGGAGTCCAACCTGCGGCGCACGGCCCCCTACCTCACGGTGGGCGGAGCCCTCAAGAAGGACAAGATCTGGTACTTCGGGTCCATTCAGTACCTGGACCGGGTCAACCCCCTGAACCTCTCCGGCGCGACGATTGTCCAGCAAACGACGGGACACAACACGTTCGCCAAGGTGACCTGGCAGGTCAATTCCGACAACAAGCTCGCGCTCCAGTACAACGACGATCCCTACAAGTTCACGGGGTTCTTCCTGAACTTCGGCACCGACAAAGACTCCGACGCGACGTTCACGCAGGGCGGCCAGACCCCCCAGCTCCGTTGGACGTCCATCATCTCGCCGACGCTGCTCCTCGAGACCCTCGCCACGCACTATGACTCGGGAATTGGGGTCACGCCCGTGTCGAGTCTCTTCCACACGACGAACATCGACACCATCGTGTCGCGCGTCAACGGTAAGGTGAGCCTCCAGGCCCTCTACCCGGTCAAGGAGTGCTCCGTCGGAGGCACGGTCTTCATTCAGAACTGCGACCCGAGCGCCGGGAAACTGTCGATCTACGACATCAACCTCAGCAACGGCACCACGACAGGCCCGTACTACATCCAGTCCTCCGACTCGCGCAAGAGAGACGCCATCAAGACGGACCTCAGCTATACGATCGAGGACGCCTGGGGCGAGCACCAGATCAAGTCCGGCCTCGAGTTCGCGAACGAATCGTACGGGAACTCGCCGACCACGAACCCGTTCTTCCTGAGCTTCCTGAAGGATTGCCCGTCGTGCCGGGATCCCCAGGGTAACCCGATTCCGAACGCGGTCACGGGCGTCCAGGCGCTATTCCAGGCCCAGCCGGTCGTCGTCGATCAGCGAGCGGTCAGCTTCAACTCGGCCATTTATCTCGTGGACTCGTGGAAGCCGAAACAGAATGTGACCTTGCAGCTCAGCGCGCGCATCGATCGCGAGGATGTCGACAGCGCGGGGTTCACCTTCTTCAATCCGCGCACGGAGCGGAAGCAGGCAATCGACCTCGTGAAAGCGATGTGCTCGGACGGGCTCCGGGTCTCGAGCGCCGGCACCGGAGGCAGGAACACGTCGTCCCAGGTTTGTGGTCCGAATCTCACGAGCAACTTCGAGCCGAGCCAGAACCTGTTCTACACGATGGACGCGCAGACGCCGGAAAAGCTGAGAAAGTACGACACCAACCTCGACGGCGTCTTCGACGAGGGCGCGGACGGGTCGCCGTGGAGAAGCTTCTACACCACGTTTCCGGACAGGCTCCCCGAGAACTTCGAGATCAAGAACACGAATCTCTCCCCGCGCCTCAGCCTCTCCTGGGATCCGTGGGCGGACGGCAAGACCAAGCTCTTCTCGACGTGGGGGCGCTACTACGACAGGCTCTTCCTCGATACCGTGCGTTACGAAATCGGCCCCGATTCGGTCGCCTACATCTTCACGCCGGATCCGGCGACCCACGTCCTGAACCAGAACACCGTTTCGAGATCGACGTCCAGCGTCACGATCGAGCAGATCGACCGCAACCTGAAGACGCCCTACACCGACGCCTTCACCGTGGGGTTCGAGCGCGAGCTCGCTCCCGAGTGGTCCGCGAAGGTGACGTTCACGCAGAAGCTCGCGTGGAACCTCATTCAGGACACCGACTTCAACCACGCGCGCTGCACCGATTACCCCGCGTTCTTCGGCGTCAGCTCCTCCAGCGTCTGCCCGCTGTACACCAACTCGAAGACCGGGAAGATCGTCCTCAGCGACGATCTGTTCGGCAGCCCCGTGAATGGCGGCCCGAACACCGCGCCGGACCTCTACAACATCAATCCGAACTTCAACCAGATCCTCCGAATCGGAAACTCGAACGAGTCCTGGTACAAGTCCGTCGCCGTCGAGCTCAACAAGCGCCTCCACCGGAACTGGCAGATGCAGGCGAGCTATACCTACTCGAAGGCCGTCGGCAACGCCGAGGACTTCGCCTCGGCGCTCGGCAACGACCCGTCGACGAAGGACCACGAGAAGGGCTTCCTGAGCTACGACCAGCGCCATCGGGCGGTCGTCATTCTGAGCACGCACCTGCCGAAAGACGTCGAACTGGGAGGAACGATCACCTGGGAAGGCGGAACGCCGTACGCGGTCATCTCCCAGACGGTCGACCAGGACAACGCGGGCAACGTCAGCTTCCGCACCTTCTACCCGACGGGGACGAGAAACGACCAGCGCAACGGCAACTACTGGTCGCTCGACACGCAGGTCATCAAGCGATTCCGCGTCGGCAAGGTGCAATCGTCGGCGCAGTTCGCAGTTCAGAACATCCTCAACAACGATGACCTGACCCTCAGCGCCTACCGCGTCTCCTCGTTCAACGGAGTTGGGCTTCAGGGCGGGCCTCAGGGTCTGCGTCGTTTCGGCCGCTTCTGGGAGCTCGGGGTCTCGTTCAACTTCTAG